From a region of the Drosophila virilis strain 15010-1051.87 chromosome 3, Dvir_AGI_RSII-ME, whole genome shotgun sequence genome:
- the Snmp2 gene encoding sensory neuron membrane protein 2 isoform X3 has product MLHWSLIVSALGVIVAVLGAYCGWSLFPIMIHKKVEQSVIIADGSEQYKRFVNLPQPLNFKVYIFNVTNPDMIQNGAIPIVEEIGPYVYRQYRQKKVKHFSRDGSKITYVQNVHFDFDEDASAPYTQSDRIVALNMHMNSVLQISENDPGLALLLVHLNANLKAVFNDPRSMFVHTSVREYLFDGVRFCINPQGIAKAICNQIKESGSKTIREQSDGSLAFSFFGHKNGSGHEVYEVHTGKGDATKVLEIQKLDDSHNLQVWLNGSTEGETSVCNQINGTDASSYPPFRQRGDSMYIFSADICRSVQLFYQSDIQYQGIPGFRYSIGENFINDIGPEHDNECFCVDKLANVIKRKNGCLYAGALDLTTCLDAPVILTLPHMLGASNEYRKMIRGLKPDAKKHQTFVDVQTLTGTPLQGGKRVQFNMFLKSINRITITENLTTVLMPAIWVEEGIQLNGEMVNFFKKKLINTLKTLDIVHWAGLCGGMGVAILSLLYYTYQRGRPAKAPVKQVG; this is encoded by the exons AGCGTTATCATAGCCGATGGCTCGGAGCAGTACAAACGCTTTGTAAACCTACCCCAACCGCTTAACTtcaaggtatatatattcaatgtCACGAATCCCGATATGATACAGAATGGCGCCATACCCATTGTCGAGGAGATCGGGCCATATGTCTACAG ACAATATCGCCAGAAGAAGGTCAAGCATTTCTCGCGAGACGGTTCAAAGATCACCTACGTGCAGAACGTGCACTTTGACTTCGATGAGGATGCGTCGGCTCCCTATACCCAAAGCGATCGCATTGTGGCTCTCAATATGCACATGAAT TCTGTGCTGCAGATAAGCGAGAATGATCCGGGTCTGGCCCTGCTGCTGGTCCATCTGAATGCCAATCTGAAGGCCGTCTTCAACGATCCTCGCTCCATGTTTGTGCACACCTCGGTGCGCGAGTACCTGTTCGATGGGGTGCGCTTCTGCATCAATCCCCAGGGCATCGCCAAGGCGATTTGCAATCAGATCAAGGAGAGCGGCTCCAAGACCATACGCGAGCAAAGCGATGGCAGCTTGGCCTTTTCCTTCTTTGGACAC AAAAACGGCTCCGGTCACGAGGTGTACGAGGTGCACACGGGCAAGGGGGATGCCACAAAGGTGCTGGAGATCCAGAAACTCGACGACTCACACAATCTGCAGGTGTGGCTCAATGGCAGCACCGAGGGCGAGACTTCTGTCTGTAACCAGATCAACGGCACCGACGCCTCCTCGTATCCCCCATTTCGCCAGCGCGGCGACTCCATGTACATCTTCAGCGCGGACATTTGTCGCTCGGTGCAGCTCTTCTATCAGTCGGACATACAGTACCAGGGCATACCTGGCTTCAGGTACTCCATTGGCGAGAACTTCATCAACGACATCGGACCCGAACACGACAACGAATGCTTCTGCGTGGACAAACTGGCGAATGTGATCAAGCGCAAAAATGGTTGTCTCTATGCGGGTGCTCTGGATCTGACCACCTGTTTGG ATGCGCCCGTCATCTTGACGCTGCCTCATATGCTGGGCGCCTCGAATGAGTACAGGAAAATGATACGAGGTCTCAAGCCAGATGCCAAGAAACACCAGACCTTTGTCGACGTGCAAACG TTGACGGGCACGCCGCTGCAGGGTGGCAAGAGGGTGCAGTTTAATATGTTTCTGAAGAGTATAAATCGCATTACCATCACGGAGAATCTGACGACGGTGTTGATGCCCGCTATTTGGGTGGAGGAG ggtatacaactTAATGGTGAAATGGTGAACTTTTTCAAAAAGAAACTCATCAACACGCTCAAAACGCTGGACATCGTACACTGGGCGGGCCTCTGCGGTggcatgggcgtggcaattCTCAGCCTCCTCTACTACACCTATCAGCGGGGTCGGCCCGCGAAGGCGCCCGTCAAACAGGTGGGCTGA
- the Snmp2 gene encoding sensory neuron membrane protein 2 isoform X1 — protein MLHWSLIVSALGVIVAVLGAYCGWSLFPIMIHKKVEQSVIIADGSEQYKRFVNLPQPLNFKVYIFNVTNPDMIQNGAIPIVEEIGPYVYRQYRQKKVKHFSRDGSKITYVQNVHFDFDEDASAPYTQSDRIVALNMHMNAFLQVFEREITDILQGFANRLNSRLNRTPGVRVLKRLMERIRGKPPFSWVNGILVSLIEDVKSVLQISENDPGLALLLVHLNANLKAVFNDPRSMFVHTSVREYLFDGVRFCINPQGIAKAICNQIKESGSKTIREQSDGSLAFSFFGHKNGSGHEVYEVHTGKGDATKVLEIQKLDDSHNLQVWLNGSTEGETSVCNQINGTDASSYPPFRQRGDSMYIFSADICRSVQLFYQSDIQYQGIPGFRYSIGENFINDIGPEHDNECFCVDKLANVIKRKNGCLYAGALDLTTCLDAPVILTLPHMLGASNEYRKMIRGLKPDAKKHQTFVDVQTLTGTPLQGGKRVQFNMFLKSINRITITENLTTVLMPAIWVEEGIQLNGEMVNFFKKKLINTLKTLDIVHWAGLCGGMGVAILSLLYYTYQRGRPAKAPVKQVG, from the exons AGCGTTATCATAGCCGATGGCTCGGAGCAGTACAAACGCTTTGTAAACCTACCCCAACCGCTTAACTtcaaggtatatatattcaatgtCACGAATCCCGATATGATACAGAATGGCGCCATACCCATTGTCGAGGAGATCGGGCCATATGTCTACAG ACAATATCGCCAGAAGAAGGTCAAGCATTTCTCGCGAGACGGTTCAAAGATCACCTACGTGCAGAACGTGCACTTTGACTTCGATGAGGATGCGTCGGCTCCCTATACCCAAAGCGATCGCATTGTGGCTCTCAATATGCACATGAAT GCCTTTTTGCAAGTATTCGAAAGAGAAATCACAGATATCTTACAGGGTTTTGCGAATAGATTGAACTCGCGATTGAATCGCACGCCCGGCGTACGAGTTCTAAAGCGTCTGATGGAGCGCATACGAGGGAAAC CGCCCTTTAGCTGGGTTAACGGCATCTTAGTCAGCCTTATTGAAGATGTCAAA TCTGTGCTGCAGATAAGCGAGAATGATCCGGGTCTGGCCCTGCTGCTGGTCCATCTGAATGCCAATCTGAAGGCCGTCTTCAACGATCCTCGCTCCATGTTTGTGCACACCTCGGTGCGCGAGTACCTGTTCGATGGGGTGCGCTTCTGCATCAATCCCCAGGGCATCGCCAAGGCGATTTGCAATCAGATCAAGGAGAGCGGCTCCAAGACCATACGCGAGCAAAGCGATGGCAGCTTGGCCTTTTCCTTCTTTGGACAC AAAAACGGCTCCGGTCACGAGGTGTACGAGGTGCACACGGGCAAGGGGGATGCCACAAAGGTGCTGGAGATCCAGAAACTCGACGACTCACACAATCTGCAGGTGTGGCTCAATGGCAGCACCGAGGGCGAGACTTCTGTCTGTAACCAGATCAACGGCACCGACGCCTCCTCGTATCCCCCATTTCGCCAGCGCGGCGACTCCATGTACATCTTCAGCGCGGACATTTGTCGCTCGGTGCAGCTCTTCTATCAGTCGGACATACAGTACCAGGGCATACCTGGCTTCAGGTACTCCATTGGCGAGAACTTCATCAACGACATCGGACCCGAACACGACAACGAATGCTTCTGCGTGGACAAACTGGCGAATGTGATCAAGCGCAAAAATGGTTGTCTCTATGCGGGTGCTCTGGATCTGACCACCTGTTTGG ATGCGCCCGTCATCTTGACGCTGCCTCATATGCTGGGCGCCTCGAATGAGTACAGGAAAATGATACGAGGTCTCAAGCCAGATGCCAAGAAACACCAGACCTTTGTCGACGTGCAAACG TTGACGGGCACGCCGCTGCAGGGTGGCAAGAGGGTGCAGTTTAATATGTTTCTGAAGAGTATAAATCGCATTACCATCACGGAGAATCTGACGACGGTGTTGATGCCCGCTATTTGGGTGGAGGAG ggtatacaactTAATGGTGAAATGGTGAACTTTTTCAAAAAGAAACTCATCAACACGCTCAAAACGCTGGACATCGTACACTGGGCGGGCCTCTGCGGTggcatgggcgtggcaattCTCAGCCTCCTCTACTACACCTATCAGCGGGGTCGGCCCGCGAAGGCGCCCGTCAAACAGGTGGGCTGA
- the Snmp2 gene encoding sensory neuron membrane protein 2 isoform X2 has protein sequence MLHWSLIVSALGVIVAVLGAYCGWSLFPIMIHKKVEQSVIIADGSEQYKRFVNLPQPLNFKVYIFNVTNPDMIQNGAIPIVEEIGPYVYRQYRQKKVKHFSRDGSKITYVQNVHFDFDEDASAPYTQSDRIVALNMHMNAFLQVFEREITDILQGFANRLNSRLNRTPGVRVLKRLMERIRGKRKSVLQISENDPGLALLLVHLNANLKAVFNDPRSMFVHTSVREYLFDGVRFCINPQGIAKAICNQIKESGSKTIREQSDGSLAFSFFGHKNGSGHEVYEVHTGKGDATKVLEIQKLDDSHNLQVWLNGSTEGETSVCNQINGTDASSYPPFRQRGDSMYIFSADICRSVQLFYQSDIQYQGIPGFRYSIGENFINDIGPEHDNECFCVDKLANVIKRKNGCLYAGALDLTTCLDAPVILTLPHMLGASNEYRKMIRGLKPDAKKHQTFVDVQTLTGTPLQGGKRVQFNMFLKSINRITITENLTTVLMPAIWVEEGIQLNGEMVNFFKKKLINTLKTLDIVHWAGLCGGMGVAILSLLYYTYQRGRPAKAPVKQVG, from the exons AGCGTTATCATAGCCGATGGCTCGGAGCAGTACAAACGCTTTGTAAACCTACCCCAACCGCTTAACTtcaaggtatatatattcaatgtCACGAATCCCGATATGATACAGAATGGCGCCATACCCATTGTCGAGGAGATCGGGCCATATGTCTACAG ACAATATCGCCAGAAGAAGGTCAAGCATTTCTCGCGAGACGGTTCAAAGATCACCTACGTGCAGAACGTGCACTTTGACTTCGATGAGGATGCGTCGGCTCCCTATACCCAAAGCGATCGCATTGTGGCTCTCAATATGCACATGAAT GCCTTTTTGCAAGTATTCGAAAGAGAAATCACAGATATCTTACAGGGTTTTGCGAATAGATTGAACTCGCGATTGAATCGCACGCCCGGCGTACGAGTTCTAAAGCGTCTGATGGAGCGCATACGAGGGAAACGTAAA TCTGTGCTGCAGATAAGCGAGAATGATCCGGGTCTGGCCCTGCTGCTGGTCCATCTGAATGCCAATCTGAAGGCCGTCTTCAACGATCCTCGCTCCATGTTTGTGCACACCTCGGTGCGCGAGTACCTGTTCGATGGGGTGCGCTTCTGCATCAATCCCCAGGGCATCGCCAAGGCGATTTGCAATCAGATCAAGGAGAGCGGCTCCAAGACCATACGCGAGCAAAGCGATGGCAGCTTGGCCTTTTCCTTCTTTGGACAC AAAAACGGCTCCGGTCACGAGGTGTACGAGGTGCACACGGGCAAGGGGGATGCCACAAAGGTGCTGGAGATCCAGAAACTCGACGACTCACACAATCTGCAGGTGTGGCTCAATGGCAGCACCGAGGGCGAGACTTCTGTCTGTAACCAGATCAACGGCACCGACGCCTCCTCGTATCCCCCATTTCGCCAGCGCGGCGACTCCATGTACATCTTCAGCGCGGACATTTGTCGCTCGGTGCAGCTCTTCTATCAGTCGGACATACAGTACCAGGGCATACCTGGCTTCAGGTACTCCATTGGCGAGAACTTCATCAACGACATCGGACCCGAACACGACAACGAATGCTTCTGCGTGGACAAACTGGCGAATGTGATCAAGCGCAAAAATGGTTGTCTCTATGCGGGTGCTCTGGATCTGACCACCTGTTTGG ATGCGCCCGTCATCTTGACGCTGCCTCATATGCTGGGCGCCTCGAATGAGTACAGGAAAATGATACGAGGTCTCAAGCCAGATGCCAAGAAACACCAGACCTTTGTCGACGTGCAAACG TTGACGGGCACGCCGCTGCAGGGTGGCAAGAGGGTGCAGTTTAATATGTTTCTGAAGAGTATAAATCGCATTACCATCACGGAGAATCTGACGACGGTGTTGATGCCCGCTATTTGGGTGGAGGAG ggtatacaactTAATGGTGAAATGGTGAACTTTTTCAAAAAGAAACTCATCAACACGCTCAAAACGCTGGACATCGTACACTGGGCGGGCCTCTGCGGTggcatgggcgtggcaattCTCAGCCTCCTCTACTACACCTATCAGCGGGGTCGGCCCGCGAAGGCGCCCGTCAAACAGGTGGGCTGA
- the Snmp2 gene encoding sensory neuron membrane protein 2 isoform X4 has product MIQNGAIPIVEEIGPYVYRQYRQKKVKHFSRDGSKITYVQNVHFDFDEDASAPYTQSDRIVALNMHMNAFLQVFEREITDILQGFANRLNSRLNRTPGVRVLKRLMERIRGKPPFSWVNGILVSLIEDVKSVLQISENDPGLALLLVHLNANLKAVFNDPRSMFVHTSVREYLFDGVRFCINPQGIAKAICNQIKESGSKTIREQSDGSLAFSFFGHKNGSGHEVYEVHTGKGDATKVLEIQKLDDSHNLQVWLNGSTEGETSVCNQINGTDASSYPPFRQRGDSMYIFSADICRSVQLFYQSDIQYQGIPGFRYSIGENFINDIGPEHDNECFCVDKLANVIKRKNGCLYAGALDLTTCLDAPVILTLPHMLGASNEYRKMIRGLKPDAKKHQTFVDVQTLTGTPLQGGKRVQFNMFLKSINRITITENLTTVLMPAIWVEEGIQLNGEMVNFFKKKLINTLKTLDIVHWAGLCGGMGVAILSLLYYTYQRGRPAKAPVKQVG; this is encoded by the exons ATGATACAGAATGGCGCCATACCCATTGTCGAGGAGATCGGGCCATATGTCTACAG ACAATATCGCCAGAAGAAGGTCAAGCATTTCTCGCGAGACGGTTCAAAGATCACCTACGTGCAGAACGTGCACTTTGACTTCGATGAGGATGCGTCGGCTCCCTATACCCAAAGCGATCGCATTGTGGCTCTCAATATGCACATGAAT GCCTTTTTGCAAGTATTCGAAAGAGAAATCACAGATATCTTACAGGGTTTTGCGAATAGATTGAACTCGCGATTGAATCGCACGCCCGGCGTACGAGTTCTAAAGCGTCTGATGGAGCGCATACGAGGGAAAC CGCCCTTTAGCTGGGTTAACGGCATCTTAGTCAGCCTTATTGAAGATGTCAAA TCTGTGCTGCAGATAAGCGAGAATGATCCGGGTCTGGCCCTGCTGCTGGTCCATCTGAATGCCAATCTGAAGGCCGTCTTCAACGATCCTCGCTCCATGTTTGTGCACACCTCGGTGCGCGAGTACCTGTTCGATGGGGTGCGCTTCTGCATCAATCCCCAGGGCATCGCCAAGGCGATTTGCAATCAGATCAAGGAGAGCGGCTCCAAGACCATACGCGAGCAAAGCGATGGCAGCTTGGCCTTTTCCTTCTTTGGACAC AAAAACGGCTCCGGTCACGAGGTGTACGAGGTGCACACGGGCAAGGGGGATGCCACAAAGGTGCTGGAGATCCAGAAACTCGACGACTCACACAATCTGCAGGTGTGGCTCAATGGCAGCACCGAGGGCGAGACTTCTGTCTGTAACCAGATCAACGGCACCGACGCCTCCTCGTATCCCCCATTTCGCCAGCGCGGCGACTCCATGTACATCTTCAGCGCGGACATTTGTCGCTCGGTGCAGCTCTTCTATCAGTCGGACATACAGTACCAGGGCATACCTGGCTTCAGGTACTCCATTGGCGAGAACTTCATCAACGACATCGGACCCGAACACGACAACGAATGCTTCTGCGTGGACAAACTGGCGAATGTGATCAAGCGCAAAAATGGTTGTCTCTATGCGGGTGCTCTGGATCTGACCACCTGTTTGG ATGCGCCCGTCATCTTGACGCTGCCTCATATGCTGGGCGCCTCGAATGAGTACAGGAAAATGATACGAGGTCTCAAGCCAGATGCCAAGAAACACCAGACCTTTGTCGACGTGCAAACG TTGACGGGCACGCCGCTGCAGGGTGGCAAGAGGGTGCAGTTTAATATGTTTCTGAAGAGTATAAATCGCATTACCATCACGGAGAATCTGACGACGGTGTTGATGCCCGCTATTTGGGTGGAGGAG ggtatacaactTAATGGTGAAATGGTGAACTTTTTCAAAAAGAAACTCATCAACACGCTCAAAACGCTGGACATCGTACACTGGGCGGGCCTCTGCGGTggcatgggcgtggcaattCTCAGCCTCCTCTACTACACCTATCAGCGGGGTCGGCCCGCGAAGGCGCCCGTCAAACAGGTGGGCTGA